Proteins co-encoded in one Spirosoma endbachense genomic window:
- a CDS encoding FG-GAP-like repeat-containing protein, translating to MSSFLPFVFPQWLAIYCRAQMFWLVYLLVGGLLIIPSRLVAQCFLPATNYGVGTEPRSVTVSDVNADGHVDIISANNTSNNVSVLLGKAEGGFASAINYPTGINPRSVVAGDVNGDGRPDLITANATSNTVSILLGDGAGGFASPVNFPVGSAPVSVAISDINADSHLDLITANYNSNTVSILLGDGAGSFATPMDYPIVDSPFSVWAADVYGDGKISIVTANGFSDNVSILPGVGDGSFRPAVNWAVGDGPSGVVVSNINGDLSPDIITANSSDNSVTVLRGQLGGVFSATSYPVGAVPFNMTVSDVNADGHLDIISANNFSDNVSVLLGNGAGSFAAAINYPVDDQPYFVVVSDLNADGRPDIITANAGSNNISVLYGSTPVVITQQPVSSSSVAAGANVRVQVGISGTTTSLQWYNQAGIVSGQTSATLTLNGVTVSQSGSYSLVATSACNSLTTNAFTLTVNNPPAAPSVITPANGGIFNDNTPECSGTAPANSTVLVYIDNVLSGTTTAGQTGNWSYSPATPLTDAPHTVHAIARLNGLDSPLSNTNSFQLDTSPPETSFSTTPPLITSSTSALFRFSNSEGGSTFQFSLDGSEYQQRSFSNQSYSGLVEGDHTFRVRAVDQAGNVDPTPATYTWTIDTTPPSVTISSSAGPSGSTITGPITLTLAFSEAVTGVETGDLSLTNATVTDLATLDNIRYTGSLTPTSPGALSVSVPSEVAQDAAGNLNNPSNTYSLNYQPGPSLSGFAPLSGTVCAGSPLTFTATVGNLTGAYSFTLTNGQDTPTTGSSSTGAFQQTLTASDSGSQSYTLTVSANGMNASATASVQVNALPVATLQNNGPLTCAQTSVTLTASGGGTYSFGGPTGPITGSGNSATVSQEGVYSVTVLSGSGCSAVASTTVTSNTAVAAPGLQASATSTSNQPVSVTATGCAGTVNWSPQGGGTGQANGTIYTFSQPGNYTLTATCSVGNCTSPQASPVSLQILPGGFAITKVTMVNCQLIDEAKGGYQVQFTPQYSGQNGNPISFSVVNEMPTTTAPAPYSLRLYNDNPVITLVANQAGNPEARFAYNWLASCQTGNDPNNPPTTNGIANQTILVGQAYQLQLTNYFSDPDGQSLTYSATGLPSGLSVNGGLISGTPSSTGVSSVQVTALDPGGLSAQTSFQLTVNPMPTSPAGFTIVGVSTVNCEVVSSGQRRVTFTPQYGGVDSSPISFSVINEMPATTNPGPYSLNLYTDNPSIILTAKQGASVASYVYNWLSICTAPTRVGAAEVGTGLQVQVLGNPVEGKSVEVEIRGVSGQSVQLNLTDLQGRVLHQQRLDEADSLERVSVPIGTGKGLLLLQVNTATEHQQVKLLKP from the coding sequence ATGTCCTCTTTTCTACCGTTCGTTTTTCCTCAGTGGCTGGCGATCTATTGCCGCGCTCAAATGTTCTGGCTGGTTTATTTACTAGTGGGTGGACTGTTGATAATCCCGTCCAGGCTTGTAGCCCAATGCTTTCTACCCGCTACCAATTATGGGGTAGGCACTGAACCCCGATCGGTGACGGTGAGTGATGTCAACGCCGATGGTCATGTGGATATCATTTCAGCGAATAATACCAGTAACAATGTCTCCGTGCTGTTGGGGAAAGCGGAAGGAGGGTTTGCCTCAGCGATCAACTACCCGACAGGGATTAATCCTCGATCAGTAGTGGCCGGGGATGTGAATGGAGATGGACGACCAGATCTCATCACGGCCAATGCTACCAGTAACACTGTGTCAATATTACTGGGAGATGGAGCCGGAGGCTTTGCGTCCCCTGTCAATTTCCCAGTAGGGTCTGCACCTGTTTCGGTAGCGATAAGTGATATCAACGCCGATAGTCATCTGGATCTCATCACCGCCAATTATAACAGTAACACTGTGTCAATATTACTGGGAGATGGAGCCGGAAGCTTTGCTACTCCTATGGACTATCCAATAGTGGATTCTCCATTTTCGGTGTGGGCGGCCGATGTTTATGGAGATGGTAAAATCAGTATTGTCACGGCGAATGGTTTTAGTGACAACGTATCGATACTCCCCGGCGTGGGGGATGGCAGCTTCCGCCCGGCAGTAAACTGGGCCGTTGGAGACGGGCCTTCCGGCGTAGTAGTGAGCAATATCAACGGCGATTTAAGTCCCGATATCATCACCGCCAATTCATCGGATAATTCTGTGACGGTACTTCGTGGGCAACTTGGAGGAGTCTTTTCGGCGACCAGCTATCCCGTTGGGGCAGTGCCTTTTAATATGACAGTAAGTGATGTCAATGCCGATGGGCATCTGGATATTATTTCAGCTAATAATTTTAGTGACAATGTCTCCGTGCTGCTGGGAAATGGAGCCGGAAGCTTTGCGGCTGCGATCAATTACCCTGTAGATGATCAACCTTACTTTGTCGTGGTCAGTGATCTTAACGCTGACGGTCGTCCCGATATCATTACCGCCAATGCTGGCAGTAACAATATCTCGGTGCTATATGGCAGTACGCCAGTAGTCATCACCCAGCAGCCCGTCAGCAGTTCTTCGGTAGCCGCCGGAGCCAATGTGCGGGTACAGGTGGGTATCAGTGGCACAACCACCAGCTTGCAGTGGTATAACCAGGCCGGTATTGTCAGCGGGCAAACATCAGCTACCTTGACGCTCAATGGAGTCACTGTCAGTCAGTCAGGCAGCTACTCACTGGTGGCAACCAGTGCCTGCAACTCCCTGACCACGAATGCCTTCACGCTCACCGTGAATAACCCACCGGCTGCCCCGTCTGTCATCACACCGGCTAATGGGGGGATTTTCAACGACAACACACCGGAGTGTAGCGGAACCGCTCCAGCCAACAGTACGGTCTTGGTGTATATCGATAACGTGCTGAGCGGCACGACTACCGCAGGCCAGACAGGCAACTGGAGCTATTCTCCAGCTACTCCGCTGACCGATGCGCCCCATACGGTTCATGCCATCGCCCGACTCAATGGCCTCGATAGCCCTCTCAGCAATACCAACTCCTTCCAGCTGGATACCTCCCCTCCCGAAACGTCCTTTTCGACGACTCCTCCGCTGATTACCAGCAGCACCTCGGCACTGTTTAGATTCTCCAACTCTGAAGGCGGCTCCACTTTCCAGTTTAGTCTGGATGGGAGTGAATATCAACAGAGATCGTTTAGTAACCAGTCCTATTCGGGGCTGGTGGAGGGCGACCATACGTTCCGGGTAAGGGCTGTCGACCAGGCGGGTAACGTGGACCCTACACCGGCCACCTACACCTGGACAATTGACACCACCCCGCCCAGCGTTACCATCAGCTCCTCGGCGGGGCCATCGGGCAGTACCATCACCGGCCCTATTACCCTGACCCTTGCCTTCTCGGAAGCCGTCACAGGGGTTGAGACCGGCGATCTCAGCCTTACCAACGCCACGGTGACGGACCTGGCGACCCTGGATAATATTCGCTATACGGGGAGTCTCACCCCGACCAGTCCGGGGGCACTCTCCGTGAGTGTGCCCAGCGAAGTGGCCCAGGATGCGGCCGGCAACCTCAATAATCCGTCTAACACCTACAGCCTGAATTACCAGCCTGGTCCCAGTCTGAGTGGCTTTGCTCCACTGAGTGGGACCGTTTGCGCGGGTAGTCCCCTTACGTTCACCGCGACAGTGGGCAACCTGACGGGAGCCTATAGCTTCACGCTGACCAACGGGCAGGACACCCCCACGACAGGGAGCTCCTCAACCGGTGCTTTTCAGCAAACACTGACGGCTTCTGATTCGGGATCACAAAGCTATACGCTGACGGTGAGTGCCAATGGGATGAATGCCTCGGCAACAGCATCGGTACAGGTCAATGCGCTACCGGTAGCTACCCTGCAAAACAATGGACCCCTGACCTGCGCCCAGACCAGTGTGACCCTAACCGCCAGTGGAGGAGGGACATACAGTTTTGGTGGACCCACTGGCCCCATTACCGGCAGCGGCAACTCGGCCACTGTGAGTCAGGAAGGGGTTTACTCGGTTACCGTACTCTCGGGCAGTGGCTGCTCAGCGGTGGCATCAACCACCGTTACCAGTAACACCGCTGTGGCTGCGCCCGGTCTGCAAGCCTCGGCAACCTCGACTTCCAACCAACCCGTCTCCGTGACCGCTACGGGTTGTGCGGGAACAGTGAACTGGTCACCACAAGGAGGAGGTACAGGTCAGGCAAACGGTACTATTTATACCTTTAGCCAGCCGGGCAATTATACGCTCACGGCTACCTGCTCGGTAGGCAACTGCACCAGCCCGCAAGCTAGTCCGGTCAGTTTGCAGATCCTGCCGGGTGGCTTTGCCATTACCAAGGTGACAATGGTCAACTGCCAGCTCATCGATGAAGCCAAGGGTGGCTATCAGGTCCAGTTTACACCCCAATACAGCGGTCAGAATGGGAATCCCATCAGCTTCTCGGTGGTCAACGAGATGCCCACCACAACAGCCCCGGCACCTTATTCGCTTAGGCTGTACAATGACAATCCGGTGATCACGCTGGTGGCTAATCAGGCGGGTAATCCAGAAGCGCGGTTTGCTTACAACTGGCTGGCTTCCTGTCAGACGGGCAATGATCCGAATAATCCACCCACGACGAATGGTATTGCCAACCAGACCATTCTGGTGGGTCAAGCTTATCAACTCCAGTTAACCAACTACTTCTCTGACCCCGATGGGCAATCGCTGACCTATTCCGCAACAGGCTTACCGAGTGGACTCTCGGTCAATGGCGGCTTGATCAGTGGCACGCCTTCCAGCACAGGCGTTAGCAGCGTTCAGGTTACCGCTCTGGATCCGGGTGGTTTGTCCGCCCAAACCAGCTTCCAACTCACGGTGAACCCCATGCCAACTTCGCCAGCGGGCTTTACGATTGTGGGTGTTTCGACGGTGAACTGTGAGGTGGTGAGCTCTGGCCAGCGACGGGTAACGTTTACGCCCCAGTATGGCGGGGTAGACAGCTCACCCATTAGTTTCTCGGTCATCAATGAGATGCCGGCTACCACTAATCCAGGGCCGTATAGTCTGAATCTGTACACGGATAATCCGAGTATTATCCTGACGGCTAAACAGGGGGCATCGGTAGCCAGCTATGTTTACAACTGGCTTTCGATCTGCACGGCACCTACCCGAGTGGGCGCAGCAGAAGTTGGTACTGGCTTACAAGTGCAGGTGTTGGGCAATCCGGTGGAGGGTAAATCTGTTGAGGTCGAGATTCGTGGTGTGTCAGGCCAATCAGTGCAGTTAAACCTGACGGATCTTCAGGGTCGGGTCCTGCATCAGCAACGGCTTGATGAAGCGGATTCACTGGAGCGGGTGAGTGTGCCCATTGGTACGGGCAAGGGGCTCTTGCTCTTACAGGTCAATACGGCTACCGAGCACCAGCAAGTGAAGCTCCTGAAGCCATAG